The proteins below come from a single Iocasia fonsfrigidae genomic window:
- a CDS encoding FeoA family protein, producing the protein MNGSQVPLAFVTPGKNAVIKDIIGGYKLRKRLTDMGFVKSVNLKLLKNDNGPIIVMLGESKVALGFGMAQKIMVEELN; encoded by the coding sequence ATGAACGGGAGTCAAGTACCATTAGCTTTTGTTACCCCAGGTAAGAATGCTGTTATTAAAGATATTATAGGTGGCTATAAACTTAGAAAACGACTGACTGATATGGGTTTTGTTAAAAGTGTTAATTTGAAATTATTAAAAAATGATAATGGTCCAATTATTGTAATGCTTGGTGAAAGCAAAGTAGCTTTAGGTTTTGGTATGGCACAAAAAATAATGGTTGAAGAACTAAACTAG
- a CDS encoding FeoA family protein produces MQTNNMVSLKELAVGKKGMIVRITAKGSLKRRFLDMGLVQGAQVKVKGKAPMGDPIKVDIKGYNLSLRKKEADEIYVEVE; encoded by the coding sequence ATGCAAACAAATAATATGGTCTCATTAAAAGAATTGGCAGTTGGTAAAAAAGGAATGATTGTCCGGATTACAGCTAAAGGGAGTTTGAAAAGAAGGTTTCTAGATATGGGTCTGGTACAAGGTGCTCAAGTAAAAGTAAAAGGAAAAGCACCAATGGGAGACCCGATTAAAGTTGATATCAAGGGTTATAACCTAAGTCTAAGAAAAAAAGAAGCCGATGAGATTTATGTGGAGGTTGAGTAA